Proteins encoded within one genomic window of Paraglaciecola psychrophila 170:
- a CDS encoding argininosuccinate synthase → MAIQAKKEFKKVVLAYSGGLDTSAIIPWLIETYNCEVIAFAADVGQGDEELIGLREKALATGASECYIVDLKEEFVADYIYPTITTGAVYEGEYLLGTSMARPIIAKAQVEIALRVGADALCHGCTGKGNDQVRFEGTFAALAPELAVIAPWREWDMVSREDLLDYLAERNIECSASLTKIYSRDANAWHISHEGGELEDPWCEPTKGIWTLTVDPEDAPNKPERVQLSFEEGKLTKVNGESLTPYGVLMALNKIAAAHGVGRIDIVENRLVGMKSRGCYETPGGTVMMKAYKALECLVLDKASLKYREQIGLEYSHVMYDGRWFTALNDALLAGAASFAEKVTGEIVVKLYKGQATVTQRKSPNSLYSEDFATFGADDVYDQGHAEGFIRLYSLSSRIEAMNKKGLALKNTGIE, encoded by the coding sequence ATGGCTATTCAAGCAAAAAAAGAATTCAAAAAAGTAGTGTTGGCATATTCTGGTGGATTAGATACATCAGCTATCATTCCTTGGTTAATCGAAACCTATAACTGTGAAGTTATCGCTTTTGCAGCGGATGTAGGTCAAGGCGACGAAGAGTTAATTGGACTCCGTGAAAAAGCGCTCGCCACTGGCGCAAGTGAATGTTACATCGTTGACTTAAAAGAAGAGTTTGTTGCTGACTATATTTACCCGACCATTACTACTGGTGCTGTATACGAAGGTGAGTACTTACTAGGCACGTCGATGGCGCGTCCAATCATTGCAAAAGCGCAAGTCGAAATTGCTCTTAGAGTGGGTGCGGATGCTCTTTGTCATGGCTGTACTGGTAAAGGTAACGACCAAGTTCGCTTTGAAGGCACCTTTGCTGCTTTGGCTCCAGAATTAGCAGTGATTGCTCCTTGGCGTGAGTGGGACATGGTGTCTCGAGAAGATTTACTTGATTACCTAGCAGAACGTAATATTGAATGCTCTGCATCATTGACTAAAATTTATAGCCGTGACGCAAACGCTTGGCATATATCTCACGAAGGCGGTGAGTTAGAAGATCCTTGGTGTGAACCCACTAAAGGGATCTGGACGTTAACCGTTGATCCAGAAGACGCGCCAAATAAGCCAGAACGTGTGCAACTTAGCTTTGAAGAAGGCAAGTTAACCAAAGTAAATGGCGAATCATTAACACCTTATGGCGTTTTAATGGCCCTTAACAAAATTGCAGCAGCCCATGGTGTAGGCCGTATCGACATTGTTGAAAACCGTTTAGTGGGTATGAAATCTCGAGGATGTTACGAAACGCCAGGCGGCACAGTCATGATGAAAGCTTATAAAGCCCTAGAGTGTTTGGTCTTAGACAAAGCATCACTTAAATACCGTGAACAAATCGGTCTTGAATATTCACATGTGATGTATGACGGTCGCTGGTTTACTGCTTTAAATGATGCATTATTAGCAGGTGCCGCCAGTTTCGCAGAAAAAGTCACAGGTGAAATTGTAGTTAAACTATACAAAGGCCAAGCGACAGTTACCCAAAGAAAATCTCCTAACAGCTTATATTCCGAAGACTTTGCAACCTTTGGCGCAGATGATGTATACGACCAAGGGCACGCCGAGGGTTTCATCCGTTTATACAGCTTATCTAGCCGTATCGAAGCGATGAATAAAAAAGGCTTAGCCCTTAAAAATACAGGTATCGAATAA
- the argH gene encoding argininosuccinate lyase: MSLWGGRFQDGSSAMFRRVNDSLPFDRALASQDIRGSIAWSKAIYKAGVLTQDEQQQLEQALRALLVKAEAGTLDFDASSEEDIHSFVEATLIEQLGDIARKLHTGRSRNDQVATDFRLWTREHVDLLIADLENVKASLVGTASHNKIVILPGYTHLQRAQPVRYPHWCLAYVEMFKRDISRLRDLRVRLNQSPLGCGALAGTTYPIDRYEIANELGFDSPCLNSLDAVSDRDFVLELLFAASTSMMHMSRMAEDLIFFNSGEAGFITLGDEVTSGSSLMPQKKNPDALELMRGKCGRVFGSLQGMLVTMKGLPLAYNKDMQEDKEGLLDAVTQWHICLCIACEVIDSIKLDSERCAKAAREGYANATELADYLVAKGIPFRTAHDISGQVVLAALEKKKAIEELSIAELQQFSDLIENDVYEILQLEYLVNKRSILGGTGIDPVSKALDAELAQIK; encoded by the coding sequence ATGAGTTTGTGGGGTGGACGTTTTCAAGATGGCAGCAGTGCTATGTTTAGAAGGGTAAACGATTCATTACCCTTCGACAGAGCACTCGCCAGCCAAGATATTCGTGGCTCTATCGCGTGGTCAAAAGCCATTTATAAAGCCGGGGTGTTAACCCAAGACGAACAACAACAACTTGAACAAGCCCTGCGAGCTTTATTAGTGAAAGCTGAAGCTGGCACCTTGGATTTCGACGCCAGTAGCGAAGAAGACATTCATAGTTTTGTTGAAGCCACCTTGATTGAACAACTTGGTGATATCGCCCGCAAACTACATACCGGCCGCAGCCGCAATGATCAAGTGGCCACTGACTTTAGATTGTGGACACGTGAACACGTTGACTTATTGATTGCCGACTTAGAAAACGTCAAAGCGTCTTTAGTAGGAACGGCAAGCCATAACAAAATAGTTATTTTACCGGGTTACACCCACTTACAACGCGCTCAGCCCGTACGTTACCCACACTGGTGCTTAGCTTATGTAGAGATGTTTAAACGTGACATTAGTCGCTTACGTGACTTAAGAGTGCGCTTAAATCAGTCCCCATTAGGTTGTGGCGCATTAGCAGGTACAACCTACCCCATTGATCGTTATGAAATAGCCAATGAGTTAGGCTTTGATAGCCCCTGTTTAAATAGCTTAGATGCGGTATCGGATCGAGATTTTGTATTAGAGCTTTTATTTGCTGCCAGCACCAGCATGATGCACATGTCGCGTATGGCCGAAGACTTGATATTCTTCAACTCTGGTGAAGCCGGATTTATTACTTTAGGTGATGAAGTGACCTCTGGCTCATCATTGATGCCACAAAAGAAAAACCCTGATGCCCTAGAACTGATGCGTGGTAAATGTGGCCGGGTATTCGGAAGTTTACAAGGCATGTTAGTGACCATGAAAGGTTTACCCCTTGCTTACAACAAAGACATGCAAGAAGACAAAGAAGGCTTGCTGGATGCGGTGACTCAGTGGCATATCTGTTTATGTATTGCCTGCGAGGTAATCGACAGTATCAAGTTAGACTCAGAGCGTTGTGCTAAGGCTGCCCGTGAAGGCTATGCGAATGCCACTGAACTAGCTGATTATCTTGTAGCTAAAGGTATCCCCTTTAGAACTGCCCATGACATTTCGGGCCAAGTGGTATTAGCCGCACTAGAGAAGAAAAAAGCCATCGAAGAGTTAAGCATTGCTGAGTTGCAGCAATTCTCAGACTTAATTGAAAACGATGTTTATGAAATCTTGCAACTAGAATATTTAGTAAATAAACGTAGCATCTTGGGGGGTACGGGTATTGACCCAGTATCTAAAGCTCTAGACGCTGAATTAGCGCAAATTAAGTAA
- a CDS encoding ATP-binding protein encodes MRGLSRFNPAQSLFFRVFLWFWLAALLIFFSSVWLAKQLGSEAKYQPLNTQQRKDLESITRKLQNQIDKHDGQVELKNVLKQLSKRNRNRFGLVLIEQSTREIVHSATRHRPIKKEMFDDFNPQSTALTLEIKGINFVGPGRVKVNQNEYLLFLVKSRRGGDLRVIRHEYPEIFIIFMLSLSLGLCYLFVRGLLNPIAQLRHASKRMATGKMGVRVGNASKRSDEIGQLGRDFNYMSEQVESLLTSQKRLLADISHELRSPLTRLQLSIGIALQQNEFDMSANMLAALERIEKESQQIENMIAQVLLLSSLDNKQPMQNLHIVSLEKIMTPIIDDAQFEAEQRNKKLDYQAQENIRLYADPQLLSSAIENILRNGIYYSNHIIQVSVSVQDKRIVWIIEDDGKGIEESQLDRIFEAFYRESTARDRNSGGVGLGLAIAQHVIRKHKGSIRASNKPQGGLLVKISIPYISP; translated from the coding sequence GTGAGGGGATTAAGTCGGTTTAATCCAGCGCAAAGTTTATTTTTTCGAGTCTTTTTATGGTTTTGGTTGGCTGCATTATTGATTTTTTTTAGTTCAGTTTGGCTGGCTAAACAACTTGGCTCTGAAGCCAAATATCAGCCATTGAATACACAACAACGAAAAGATTTAGAGTCCATAACTCGAAAATTACAAAATCAAATTGATAAGCATGATGGTCAGGTTGAGCTTAAAAACGTACTTAAGCAATTGAGTAAACGCAACCGCAACCGTTTTGGTTTGGTGTTGATTGAGCAATCGACGCGAGAAATTGTACATAGTGCAACCAGGCATAGGCCCATCAAAAAAGAAATGTTTGATGATTTTAATCCACAAAGTACGGCGCTGACGTTAGAAATCAAAGGAATCAACTTTGTAGGACCAGGTAGGGTAAAAGTTAATCAAAATGAGTATCTGTTATTTTTGGTTAAATCAAGACGGGGTGGCGATTTACGGGTTATTCGGCATGAATATCCTGAGATATTTATAATATTTATGCTCTCTCTTAGTTTAGGACTGTGTTACCTATTTGTGCGTGGGTTACTTAATCCTATTGCGCAGCTTAGACATGCATCCAAACGGATGGCAACAGGCAAAATGGGTGTGCGTGTCGGTAATGCAAGTAAGCGCTCAGATGAAATTGGTCAACTTGGCCGTGACTTCAATTATATGTCTGAACAAGTCGAGAGTTTGTTAACCAGCCAAAAAAGGTTATTGGCTGATATCTCACATGAGTTACGTTCACCCCTTACCCGTTTGCAGTTGTCTATTGGTATTGCGCTGCAACAGAATGAGTTTGATATGTCAGCAAACATGCTGGCAGCCTTAGAAAGGATCGAAAAAGAATCGCAACAAATTGAAAATATGATAGCTCAAGTTTTGTTGTTATCTAGTTTGGATAATAAGCAGCCTATGCAAAACTTACACATTGTGAGTCTAGAAAAAATCATGACACCTATTATCGACGATGCTCAATTCGAGGCCGAGCAAAGAAATAAAAAATTGGATTATCAGGCGCAGGAAAATATTCGTTTGTATGCCGATCCACAGCTATTAAGTAGTGCCATAGAAAATATCCTACGCAATGGGATTTATTATTCAAATCATATCATTCAAGTGTCTGTGTCGGTGCAAGATAAACGTATAGTGTGGATCATTGAAGATGATGGCAAGGGTATTGAAGAAAGTCAGTTAGATAGAATCTTTGAAGCATTTTACCGAGAATCCACCGCGCGAGACAGAAATAGTGGTGGAGTAGGATTAGGCTTGGCTATTGCGCAACATGTTATCCGTAAACATAAAGGTTCGATTCGGGCAAGTAATAAGCCCCAAGGTGGATTACTTGTTAAAATATCCATACCTTATATAAGTCCTTAA
- a CDS encoding response regulator transcription factor: MSTKKILLIDDDVELTELLKEYLIPQGYELDVALNGEAGLSLATSNKHYDLILLDVMLPKLDGFEVLKKLRTSHLTPVLMLTAKGDDYDKIFGLEMGADDYLAKPFNHRELSARIKALVRRMASLPSGRVKQNLRLGNVELSPSAQQVFCADHLLELTATEYSILHLLMINQGSLVSKRDISEKVLGRKLAAFDRSIDMHVSNLRKKLAAFSSEEKIKTHRGAGYLYLETV; the protein is encoded by the coding sequence ATGTCGACTAAAAAAATACTATTGATTGATGATGACGTAGAATTGACTGAGTTGCTTAAAGAATATCTTATTCCCCAAGGCTACGAATTAGATGTAGCTCTCAACGGTGAAGCGGGTCTGAGTCTAGCGACATCAAACAAGCATTACGACCTAATTTTGCTGGACGTGATGTTACCTAAACTTGATGGATTTGAAGTATTAAAAAAATTACGTACTAGTCATCTCACCCCCGTATTAATGCTGACAGCTAAAGGTGACGACTATGACAAAATTTTTGGTCTAGAAATGGGAGCCGACGATTATTTGGCGAAACCTTTTAATCATAGAGAATTGTCAGCAAGAATAAAGGCATTAGTGCGCAGAATGGCTTCGTTACCTAGTGGTCGTGTGAAGCAAAACTTGAGGTTAGGTAATGTAGAGTTGTCACCTTCAGCACAACAAGTATTCTGCGCCGACCATCTGCTTGAATTGACCGCTACCGAATACTCTATTTTGCACCTTTTGATGATTAACCAAGGGAGTTTAGTTAGTAAGCGGGATATTAGTGAAAAAGTATTAGGTAGAAAGCTGGCTGCTTTTGATCGCAGTATAGATATGCACGTAAGTAACCTTCGTAAAAAATTGGCGGCCTTCAGCTCAGAAGAAAAAATCAAAACCCATCGTGGAGCGGGTTACCTTTATCTGGAGACCGTGTGA
- the argE gene encoding acetylornithine deacetylase, whose translation MSNLSFLEHYETIIKTPSISAFDENIDQTNRPLIDILAGWFGDLGFSITIQAVPGTRNKFNMLAKIGSGEGGLLLCGHSDTVPYDEGRWQSDPFKLKQADGKLFGLGSCDMKGFFAFVLEALKTIPLDQLNKPLYVLATADEETSMAGARFFAEQQMIKPSMAIIGEPTELIPIYKHKGHIAKSLNIQGKAGHSSDPEKGVNAIEIMYQAIGQLMDLQSKLKTQFHDEAFSVPHVTMNLGHIHGGDAENRICGHCKLNFDMRVVPELNDEQALAMIDEALAPVFAKYPNRLSLDLMYPTAPAFACRDEQNILALAEQLTGKKYQSANYATEAPFINQLGCDTIILGPGSIDQAHQPDEYISLDYVNPTVNILQQMINKVCF comes from the coding sequence ATGTCAAATTTATCTTTCTTAGAACATTACGAAACTATCATTAAGACCCCTTCTATTAGTGCCTTTGACGAAAATATCGATCAAACAAATAGGCCTCTAATTGACATTCTAGCAGGCTGGTTTGGTGATCTTGGATTTTCCATAACTATTCAAGCAGTGCCTGGTACTCGCAACAAATTTAATATGTTAGCTAAAATTGGCAGTGGAGAAGGAGGTTTGTTGCTTTGTGGTCATTCAGACACGGTGCCCTATGACGAAGGGCGTTGGCAATCTGATCCATTTAAACTCAAACAAGCGGATGGCAAGCTGTTTGGTTTAGGCAGTTGCGATATGAAAGGCTTTTTTGCATTTGTTCTTGAGGCATTAAAAACGATTCCGCTTGATCAATTGAACAAGCCTTTGTATGTATTAGCCACGGCAGATGAAGAAACGTCTATGGCTGGTGCACGTTTTTTTGCTGAACAGCAAATGATTAAGCCGAGTATGGCTATTATCGGAGAGCCGACTGAACTTATACCCATTTATAAACATAAAGGGCATATCGCTAAAAGTTTAAATATTCAAGGTAAAGCGGGGCATTCGAGCGACCCTGAAAAAGGTGTTAACGCCATTGAAATTATGTATCAGGCAATTGGTCAGTTGATGGACTTACAAAGTAAACTAAAAACTCAGTTCCATGATGAAGCCTTCAGTGTGCCCCATGTCACCATGAATTTAGGGCACATTCATGGTGGCGATGCAGAAAATCGTATTTGTGGGCATTGCAAGCTTAACTTTGATATGCGTGTTGTACCTGAGTTAAACGATGAGCAAGCTCTTGCCATGATTGATGAAGCGTTGGCCCCAGTATTTGCAAAATACCCCAATCGCTTAAGTTTGGATTTAATGTATCCCACTGCGCCAGCTTTTGCTTGTCGCGATGAACAAAATATTCTGGCATTAGCTGAACAGCTCACAGGTAAAAAATATCAAAGTGCTAACTATGCCACCGAAGCGCCATTTATTAATCAACTTGGCTGCGATACCATTATTTTAGGCCCTGGTAGTATTGATCAAGCTCATCAACCTGATGAATATATCTCTCTGGATTATGTTAATCCCACAGTGAATATTTTGCAGCAAATGATCAACAAGGTGTGTTTTTAA
- the argC gene encoding N-acetyl-gamma-glutamyl-phosphate reductase — MIKTCIIGASGYTGAELAALVHGHDQFELAALFVSANSADAGKSLGDIHPQFFNRIELPLQPIDEANLCALAESFDLIFLATPHEASHKWMKQLCSEKSANKAVIMDLSGAFRIKDKHKFAEYYGFEHHADKLLAAAVYGLADWHQEQIKNADLIAIPGCYPTASLTALKPLQQNALIDTAHFPIINAVSGVTGAGRKAALNSSFSEVSLQAYSVLGHRHQPEIIDYLGTDVIFTPHLGNFKRGILATITVKTSANVTERQITEAYQQAYQDNPIVRFRNSWPKIDDVVGTPYCDLFWKLDNKTGYLVVTSAIDNLLKGAASQAMQCANLRFGFETHAGLVN, encoded by the coding sequence ATGATCAAAACCTGTATTATCGGTGCCAGTGGTTATACTGGCGCTGAACTGGCCGCACTAGTTCACGGCCATGACCAATTTGAATTAGCCGCTTTGTTTGTTTCCGCTAATAGTGCTGATGCAGGCAAATCTTTGGGCGATATTCATCCACAATTTTTTAACCGAATTGAATTACCTTTGCAGCCTATAGATGAAGCTAATTTATGTGCCTTAGCAGAAAGTTTTGATCTAATATTTTTAGCCACGCCACATGAAGCAAGCCACAAGTGGATGAAACAGCTATGCAGCGAAAAAAGTGCCAACAAAGCAGTAATAATGGATTTGTCAGGCGCCTTTAGAATAAAAGATAAACACAAATTCGCAGAATATTATGGTTTCGAACACCACGCGGATAAATTGTTAGCAGCGGCCGTATATGGTTTAGCTGATTGGCATCAAGAACAAATTAAAAATGCAGATTTGATCGCCATTCCGGGTTGTTACCCCACAGCATCTTTAACAGCCCTTAAGCCATTACAACAAAATGCCTTAATTGACACTGCACATTTTCCAATCATTAATGCAGTATCTGGCGTCACTGGTGCAGGTAGAAAAGCAGCATTAAACAGTAGTTTTTCCGAAGTCAGCTTGCAGGCATACAGTGTATTGGGACATAGACATCAGCCTGAAATTATTGACTATTTAGGTACTGATGTGATTTTCACACCGCACTTGGGCAATTTCAAGCGAGGTATTTTGGCGACGATTACGGTAAAAACCTCAGCCAATGTTACCGAGCGACAGATTACTGAGGCCTATCAGCAAGCATACCAAGACAATCCAATTGTAAGATTTAGAAACAGTTGGCCCAAAATTGACGACGTGGTCGGTACACCTTATTGCGACCTTTTTTGGAAGTTAGATAACAAAACTGGTTATCTTGTTGTGACCAGTGCCATTGATAACTTATTAAAAGGTGCGGCATCACAAGCAATGCAATGTGCTAATTTGCGCTTTGGTTTTGAGACTCATGCGGGATTGGTAAATTAA
- the argB gene encoding acetylglutamate kinase — MNRKILVIKVGGAFMQAEDAALALLSTIAELQKNYIVVLVHGGGAMVEELLNALNLTSHKIDGLRVTPKEHMPYITGALAGTANKQLCGLAIRAGISPVGLSLLDGKMCIATVMLEELGAVGSVEPGDATLLKALAATHMLPIISSIGADNNGNLLNVNADQAATVIAQLLDAQLLLLSDVPGVLDANKNLIEHLDIEQIETLIAQNVIRDGMIVKVQAALKAANSLGRSVTIASWKDAEKLLGLLQQQAIGSKILPQVNTSSYKA, encoded by the coding sequence ATGAATAGAAAAATATTAGTGATTAAAGTTGGTGGCGCGTTTATGCAAGCTGAAGATGCTGCTCTGGCATTGCTAAGCACTATTGCTGAATTACAGAAAAATTATATTGTGGTGCTAGTTCATGGCGGCGGCGCTATGGTTGAAGAATTACTAAACGCACTTAATCTAACAAGCCACAAAATTGATGGTTTGCGCGTCACCCCGAAAGAACATATGCCCTACATCACAGGAGCACTTGCAGGAACAGCCAATAAACAACTTTGCGGGTTAGCTATTAGAGCAGGTATCAGCCCAGTTGGGTTGAGCTTGTTAGATGGAAAAATGTGTATTGCAACCGTAATGCTCGAAGAACTGGGAGCAGTCGGTTCAGTTGAGCCAGGCGATGCGACCTTATTGAAAGCGTTAGCCGCCACACATATGTTACCCATCATCAGTTCCATCGGTGCAGATAACAATGGTAACTTACTTAATGTGAATGCTGACCAAGCAGCCACAGTGATCGCCCAGTTATTAGATGCCCAGTTATTACTTTTATCTGATGTGCCTGGCGTGTTAGATGCTAACAAAAACCTGATTGAGCACTTAGATATAGAACAAATTGAAACGCTCATCGCACAAAATGTTATTCGAGACGGCATGATAGTCAAAGTACAAGCCGCATTAAAAGCAGCCAATAGCTTAGGACGCAGCGTTACTATTGCCAGTTGGAAAGATGCAGAAAAGTTGCTGGGTTTGTTGCAACAGCAAGCAATAGGCAGCAAAATCCTCCCCCAAGTAAACACATCTAGTTACAAGGCTTGA
- a CDS encoding Spy/CpxP family protein refolding chaperone, whose amino-acid sequence MSKFRNLLKTTLTPIALCLTLVIAAPALAKKSHHQKHEDMRQILSELSLTNTQKQDIRQTLKQNREGRGLFSSDVKSLKQELRNLIQSSEWDHAAAESVITKRRTLMQAKALERATNKNQVWNLLTDSQQEEFVVLFDALKAQPKSVAGWKEGKRKGKKLKRLDLSEAQLTAINIIKNESDATGKKIKVRLQVYKQAEQLLVQRADFDADALLALDNEYKADFLTIAILKAKTQHDIWNQLTTEQQARAAEKIKDKRSKYEKKGKKHQELSSI is encoded by the coding sequence ATGTCAAAATTCAGAAACTTACTTAAAACAACACTTACACCCATTGCGCTTTGTCTAACACTTGTCATCGCTGCACCCGCTTTAGCCAAAAAAAGCCATCACCAAAAGCATGAAGATATGCGCCAAATATTATCTGAGTTATCTTTAACCAATACACAAAAACAAGATATCCGACAAACTTTAAAACAAAATCGTGAAGGTAGAGGCTTGTTTAGCAGTGACGTAAAATCGTTGAAGCAAGAGTTGCGCAACCTTATACAATCCTCTGAATGGGATCACGCAGCTGCAGAGAGTGTCATTACCAAGCGCCGAACGCTGATGCAAGCAAAGGCGCTAGAACGGGCGACTAACAAAAACCAAGTCTGGAATTTATTAACCGACTCCCAACAAGAAGAGTTTGTAGTGCTATTTGATGCGCTCAAGGCTCAGCCAAAAAGCGTTGCAGGATGGAAAGAAGGCAAACGAAAAGGCAAAAAACTTAAACGTTTAGACCTATCAGAAGCTCAACTTACTGCCATCAACATTATTAAGAATGAAAGCGATGCAACTGGCAAAAAAATTAAGGTCAGGTTACAAGTCTATAAACAAGCAGAGCAGTTATTAGTGCAAAGGGCTGACTTTGACGCTGATGCTTTGCTAGCTCTCGATAATGAATACAAAGCTGATTTTCTGACAATCGCGATATTAAAAGCCAAAACTCAGCATGATATTTGGAATCAACTTACTACAGAACAGCAAGCTAGGGCCGCAGAAAAAATAAAAGATAAAAGGAGCAAATATGAGAAGAAAGGTAAAAAGCATCAAGAGTTATCGTCAATATAA
- a CDS encoding ornithine carbamoyltransferase: MKQDLLSFKDWTAVQLHRLLTLAKTIKTNPAGYRTALDGLSIVALFEKPSLRTRVSFDIGINKLGGHLVYLDSQSNKLAGREDVKDMGANLACWADAIVARVFAHSTLEELAKSAKVPVINALCDMYHPCQAIADYLTISEHYDDLSKVKLAYIGDGNNVTHSLMLVGVALGCEVVVITPKGYEVDENIIKLTQARAQQFGGKLTVSTDINAANGSQVLYTDTWLSMGDETPLADIKDTFAGYEINEALMEKTGAEYVLHCQPAHRDLEISGSLIDSDASLLMQQAENRMHGQNAILVHLLASDFEPRN, translated from the coding sequence ATGAAACAAGATCTTCTTTCATTTAAAGATTGGACCGCAGTCCAATTACACCGTTTGCTAACCTTGGCTAAAACCATCAAAACCAATCCTGCCGGTTATCGTACCGCTTTAGATGGCTTGTCGATTGTTGCCTTATTTGAAAAACCTTCGTTACGCACCCGTGTGAGTTTTGATATTGGTATCAATAAGTTAGGTGGACATTTGGTTTATTTAGACTCACAGTCAAATAAATTAGCCGGTCGCGAAGACGTTAAAGATATGGGCGCTAACTTAGCTTGTTGGGCAGATGCCATCGTGGCACGGGTTTTTGCACACAGCACTTTAGAAGAATTAGCTAAATCAGCTAAGGTACCCGTCATCAATGCTTTATGTGATATGTATCACCCCTGCCAAGCGATAGCTGATTACCTGACTATCAGCGAGCATTACGACGACTTAAGCAAAGTGAAGTTAGCCTATATTGGTGACGGTAATAACGTCACACATTCGCTGATGTTAGTAGGTGTAGCGCTAGGTTGTGAAGTTGTTGTTATCACACCAAAAGGTTACGAAGTTGACGAAAATATCATAAAGCTAACTCAAGCGCGTGCCCAACAGTTTGGCGGAAAGCTAACCGTGAGCACTGACATCAACGCAGCAAATGGTTCACAGGTTCTATACACAGATACTTGGCTTTCGATGGGTGACGAGACGCCATTAGCCGATATTAAAGACACTTTCGCTGGTTACGAAATTAATGAAGCTTTGATGGAAAAAACCGGGGCTGAATATGTATTACATTGTCAACCAGCCCACAGAGATTTAGAAATCAGCGGCAGTTTGATCGACAGCGATGCATCATTATTAATGCAACAAGCTGAAAATCGTATGCATGGACAAAACGCTATTTTGGTACACTTGCTAGCCAGCGATTTCGAACCAAGAAATTAA
- a CDS encoding methylglyoxal synthase, with protein sequence MQKTIALVAHDHKKPDLVKWSLAHRSELSKHKLVATGTTGGILKKELNLDVHCFNSGPLGGDQQIGALIAEHRLDCLIFFWDPLNPAPHDPDVKALLRLCSVWNLPVACNVATADMLFTSPAFLEADYQQNIPNF encoded by the coding sequence ATGCAAAAAACCATCGCACTGGTTGCACACGACCATAAAAAGCCAGATTTAGTAAAATGGTCTTTGGCGCACAGGTCTGAATTAAGCAAACATAAGCTCGTCGCAACGGGCACTACTGGTGGCATCTTAAAGAAAGAGTTGAACTTGGATGTACACTGTTTCAATAGTGGTCCATTAGGTGGGGATCAGCAAATAGGTGCTTTGATTGCTGAGCACAGGCTAGATTGTTTAATCTTTTTTTGGGACCCATTGAACCCTGCGCCCCATGATCCTGATGTAAAAGCTTTACTTCGATTGTGCTCAGTTTGGAATCTACCAGTAGCTTGTAATGTCGCGACTGCGGATATGTTGTTTACCTCACCAGCATTTCTTGAAGCTGATTATCAGCAAAATATTCCTAACTTCTAA